Below is a window of Cydia strobilella chromosome 8, ilCydStro3.1, whole genome shotgun sequence DNA.
ctcacacacacacacacacacacacacacacacagagagagagagagagagagagagagagagagagagggagagagagagggggagagagagagagagagagagagatacaTTTCTTTTTGGACTCATGTATACGATACccagcttttattattattatttttcattcatttaaatACCTTAATTCTAAACTGTAACCTTAGTTGTAAATAGTATAAACTAGAATTTTTAgctagtaagtaaataaaagttaattagagTTAATTAGTTTAGTATAAGTAcgtaatatacttataatatagtTATGTAACCTGAAGGAAGAGCGGCGCCACCCAACACAGGCATTTTGCTTACCGGGTGGCTCCATCaccttatacctatattatgaaataagtgtgtcttacgcaataaagaattttgaatttttgaatttttttgaattttgaatcttggtttgtttcataaaataatttacctgaTTCATCTAGCGAATGCTGCGGAACGTATTAGGGGACTCACCAACGTTATCAATGGTGACCACTGGCTAACAAAAGGACGGATTTTAATAGAACTTGTAAAACTGttacgttatttttttaatatgttacaAGACACCATTGTCCACCCATCCTACAAATAGGCTGGTTGAAGACAAATACCACTAGTTGACCACAAACGAACTATAGGATCATACAGTATTGTTCCTGTAGTAAAAAACGTTGAAAATGCGCGTCACTGCAGTTTTATTGGTTCTCGTCAAGTTATGTGTTGCTCAAGATAATGGTatgttttttggtaaataattgATAAACTTCTACAGTAGGTACAAAAAAAACGCACAGATAGCTGATTGAGCCAATGTCTTTTTTTTCCATTCAACATTTGTTatcgccacttgcaccatcccagtaCCATTgtacccggggttaaccggttaaacttggagttcaacggttaccagtacaatttgatactgggttaacggtttaacgggttaaccccgagttagtgggatggtgcaagtggcgcttagagttCAATAGCTGGACAAAACATTTTACtgcatatttataaaaaaaaaattgttagtttTGTACTTTCCGCCTGATCGCCATTAGTAGGAGacttaatttaaataggtaattgtCCAGCATTATTGGGAGAGGCAAGATAACCCTTGCTACAAATCCATCAtcctgaattattattatatcgtcGGATGTTTATCTAATAGGAATCTAAAgatacctaacgaacctaacctactcCATCAAACACGGTTGTCTATAATCCTATATTTCGTGTCACCACTTGTAAATCAGCCTTAACAATGGTAAAGTAGATAATGATCTGCTTTTCTCTAGAGTGCGGTGTTGTACAAATGACCCAGTGGGCGGGCCAGGCGAACCTGCGCACGGACCCACTGCACAATCCCGTAGACCTGGTAATCATCCAGCACAGCGTATATGGCGCGTGCACCACCGACGAGGACTGCGAGAAGACCGTGAGAGGAATCCGCGAATACCACATTAATAAGAGAGGGTTCACTGATATAGGAGCATCGTAAGTGTTTTGTGCATTACTTGTTTTAAagcgtatataggtatattaggtatacTATTCTCTTAACAAGACATTCAATAAATGGCATATTAGAGTTCCCGAATTAGGGCTTAGCGTATTTTGCCTAAACGTCTTTTACAACGAAACACCGTATTACAAAGTCAGTGAAACCAAAATTTAACTATCGCTTTTTTGTTTTTCGAGATATCAACGGTAACTATTCAAAACGAGAGTATAATAAAGGAAACTTATTAAGCACTTAACTCTACCTAAAATATACTTAGATTGTCTTGATCAATGGTAGCAACAAAAGCAAGGTTTCATAACGTTGCGCTGCAGCTTCACGCTCTTTTTCTTAATGCACTTTAGGATAGTAGGTACAGCTAATGGTTAAATCTTCTGAACTCAGGTTCCTTGTCGGCGGCAACAGCAAGGTGTACGAGGGCGCAGGCTGGTCGCTGGTCGGCGCGCACACCAGACAATACAACAACCGTTCTATCGGAATATCCTTCCTTGGCGACTTCAGGAGTAAGTAGCCAAATCAAAAGGAAATCATAATTTGATCCGAGGTTCCTTGTCAGTGGCAACGGCAAGGTGTATTTAGAATGCAGGTTAGTCGCAAATCGGCGCGCAAACCAGATAATATAACAACTGTCATATTGGAATATCCTTCCTTGGCGACTTCTGGAGTAAATAACAAGAACAGAAGGAAGTCATTCTTTGATCGGAGGTTTTTTGTCGGTGGCAACGGCAAGGTATGAGGGTGCGGGCTTAACGACTTCAGGAGTAATTAAAACGGGGATGTTTTCTATTAGACGCTTATAGGAATTATTATATACAAAGGTACAAGAACAAGGGCTGAAATTGACTCGAGAGTGCCATTGCCACTATAAGGCAATGTTATAGCTAATATCGTCCGAGATGTTCAATTGAAACATGTGTAACAAGTCGAATTCCAAAATTATAGTTGAGTCGGAACCCCCAGTGAAAAGTATGTGAGcatagtttggtatacgaaatctcaATTCAATCGTATCGACAAAATTATCTGTAGTTCATAAAATCTTGACAACAAGGGCATATTTCGTTGTATgtaaaaagttacaaaaaattCTCATTGTCACCTTCACCAGCAGCGATCGCAGTCCCAGTCATATCAACGTGAGTGGaaaatatatttgtgacacttGCTATATTTGTGTCAGATAAAATGTTAAAAGGTTATAAAATGTTTGCCAGGAGGAGATTTATCGAATTatgtatacaatataatatacctaatacaGCTATACACTGTGTGAATATTAACCAAGACTAAACATCTCTTTTTTACGCGTGCTTTAGTGTTACCTACGCAGTAATGTTTACACGCTCTAccatataaataagttttttttgtcgatccaatttttggaaaattttcaaaatgcggCATTTAGAATAAATGACTTAGTGCCAATAGAgtctatggcgcttaagacaattgtgagttcactgtgataacTCTCTCAACTCGAACAACTACGTATTTCtcacttttacattttcgaAGCCtcacgcgaggtctacagctcaccgAGCCACTAGTTCTAAGTAATAAACATACTCAAAATAGTTAATTACTTATAAATGAGAGGAAAACCTGAGAAATGTAGATTTCTTCGTCAAGCGAGAGTagaaatttatttaacattgtgtgatgtacagaaccctaaagacGTTGGAATCGACAGTTTGCATAAAAAGAGTTTTTCTTTTTTCAGAAACCTTGCCGACTACAGAAGTTCTCCAAGCAACACTGGACCTTATCTCCTGCGGCGTGTCGCACAATTTTGTGGCGCAAAATTACCGTCTTATAGGTCATAAGCAAGTTGTAAAAACTGAGAGCCCAGGTACGAAGCTACAGAAAGAGATAGAGACTTGGTCTCACTGGGTAGAAAACGTATAgtgaagaaacaaaataaattataaaatcaatatttcaaacattttatttgtattgaaaACCTTGAAACTTTCCCGCATGACACTGTGGACATTGGTaaccatttatattttttttataacacgtCGGTGCCAAACAAGCATACTTTGCAGGCCTTGATGGTTAGTAGTTTCCGTAGcttctatggacgcctgcaacgcCAGAGGTGGTACTTGCGCGTTGCCGAcactaacactccgcaccctcgttaaGTTCTGGCAACCTTaagctaggttcacacggcgttaatttctcccgtataccgtatacgggattttatcgaataccgtagtgacagcaaaactTGTATGGCAACGTTCAAAACCGTTCACATGGCGTCTATGCGAGACAGCCGTCTAGCCATGTGAACGATTTTaaaagttgccatacaaatttactgtcactacggtattcgatcaaatcccgtatacggtatacttacgggaaaaattaacgccgtgtgaacctagctaAAGACGTCTGGAAAGTTCGATAATTATGGTAATTTTGTGGTTCCCGAAGGGAATTATCGAATTTCCTATTAGTCGGTAAGTCGCTATTATCTAAAGTAGACTGTTATTGTAATGATTTCCTTGATATTCCAATTGTATTAAACAAAGTCgacctatttatttaaaagcctCATTTTTAAAATGATCTACACCGAAAATAAAATGGAATAACTTCGTATTTGCGATTCTTGTAGGTAATAAGGAAAAAGCGTCACAAAATTTCTATGGGGTGGAAGtcgtataaataaacaaaaaaaataccacgAATAAAGAAAAAGCATTGACGTTTCATTCAGTggatatcttatacctttaaacgagcaattcctGTATATATGTCTTATCTGTGGGCAAACGTGCATGTTTGagattttatatgttttccaagCAATGCTCGGTCCCAcagatattttatattttatgaacgAAAATTTTGGCAATGTTGACAGATAATATTTACCAAAAACCCATATATTAAAAAATGATGCCTGATGCAGATGTTTCCCGGTTCTGGTTAAGCTGTATCTAAGACTTGTTTATCAGTTGGGTAACTACACGAGGAtttgcaatccggatccgaaatgtatgaaatcaTCCGGATCTGGATCCGGATCCACGGATCTTCCCATACATTCAGATCCGTCGTGCATACCCTATCCGTGGGTAACAACACCTCAAAAATGAATAATTAAAATTGCGTAAGTACAAGTTTTAATTACTAATGAAATAGGTTTTGTAGTGACTCCAATACTCTTTGTTCCCATttgaagtgtgtgtgtgtgtgtgtgtgaggtTAGATCTGAATCCCAGTCTCGTTACTCGCATATTTCAATGCAGTGCAAATTTAAGCAAGTTTTGTATTATCTTTTGACTTTCTGGTGCTTCGATCCGGGCCAGAGttctttttgtataattttaatataaatcaaattaaaataaaataaagttaacagTGCGTCGCGTACGCAGGTCAGCGTCAGGTATAAGCCAATTTTGCACCGAATCGACAAACGACCGAGTGTTAAAGTACCACCATAATAATCCtaataaaatatgacgtttttAGTGGGagccacactttgtcactgcAGTCTGTGCAGTGCAGACATAATAAACGTAGAAGGAACCTGATATACGGTCTATTGGATTCTCtatacgatggcccagcgtaggctagtctaagggacgcagctatacgGTGGAATGatatagcaatatcacttgctcccactaacgcataaatgcgtcccttggagtggcctacgctgggccatcgtgtagaggagccatatgTTAATTCAATTCCAACATAATAACAATACGTCAAATTTTCATTCGAGAATTGTCCTCTCGACTCGACACGAGTTTCTTACTAAGTACCTACAGCTGCGAATTTTGTGCTTGAACAAATGTGTACATTAAAATCCTCATTTCACAATGCATCCGGCAGAAACTAGTTTAAAACGGCTTTAAaggatttttgatattttactttCTGCTGGTATTAAAGCAAAACATGGTAAGAGCGATTTGTAGCTTTTCAATTCGATTTTCTTATCGTATAATCATGTAGTAAGTACCTGTGTGTGTATGTCTTTAGTTTGGAACTTCAACTGGTGACATTAATAAtagctgtattttttactatttcatTTAGGTCTTTCCTGTGTATAATCATTGAAAACGAATTTATCCTCACATTATTATAAGAGTGTTAAATATTACCGAGTTTTATTATGTGGATTTAAAATGCTCTCAGCAGTATTTTAGTCCAACTGGATTATACGCTCATATGGGtcaatataaactttaaattttagtAGCGTACTGGgtcaatttatttatgtattatattgAAGTTACTAGCGTACTGGTTCATTTAGTAGCGTACTGGgtcaatttatttatgtattatattgAAGTTACTAGCGTACTGGttcaatttatttcaatattgaaGTTGCTTAATGCTATATTTGAATACATAAAGGATGACGTATATCGTTCAGTGTAAAActtgtaacatggcaaacctgcatagtgcgGTCACCCCCACCCCCACCACCAAATGCTAATGATTTGTGTTAACAGTATTAACGAGGGATGCTCtgttaaaatttgtataattgtataaatagAGTTAAGTTtctgtttaaattaaacctaatccaAGTCTAATTTGTACGGCACTGGTTCCTGTAACTGAGGCTTGGATTATGTTCCGACCCGAAAACTAAGAACGCACGATCgttgcagccctttcttttggtttatAACGCATGATTAAAGCTACTTTAtttctggatattcgctcctgaagtttttatctgcttgcgcctggtgagcccgcgtagGCAGTGCACCCGCTGCTGGaattcatcgttcggctcgacgAAGATTGGAATTCGGAAACGTTAAGGCCtgtgacgatattttattggttttgactCGCGTActgatataatttttttaaaatttattgtctatattttactattatattgttttactataagaacctagttttcattttctaccgctctagttagccggctacaAACTGTTATAATATATGATTTGTTTTAATCCCCTTTTTATAGCAAAACTGCAAGTCGTACAGCACTTACCCAGTATCAGAACATTCAACGTTTTCAACCGTGTTAATGACTCCACTAATGACTTCACCTTGATAGTGATATTCAAAGAGGTCGTGTTTATTAAGTCAATGAAAATAACACTATTTTATAGTAATTAACCCCGGGTTCACTGCAGGAAATGTCACAGTTGAGGCGTTTATCGGAGTAACTTTGTATGAACAACTTG
It encodes the following:
- the LOC134743358 gene encoding peptidoglycan recognition protein-like gives rise to the protein MRVTAVLLVLVKLCVAQDNECGVVQMTQWAGQANLRTDPLHNPVDLVIIQHSVYGACTTDEDCEKTVRGIREYHINKRGFTDIGASFLVGGNSKVYEGAGWSLVGAHTRQYNNRSIGISFLGDFRKTLPTTEVLQATLDLISCGVSHNFVAQNYRLIGHKQVVKTESPGTKLQKEIETWSHWVENV